The Megalobrama amblycephala isolate DHTTF-2021 linkage group LG13, ASM1881202v1, whole genome shotgun sequence genome contains a region encoding:
- the cd27 gene encoding CD27 antigen isoform X3, which produces MFALLSVLLLSSQVLPLVQSETCNETTEYLEVSQCCKKCEPGQLLVERCKPGSPDTQCKPCGKGFFMEDYNTNFGWCNYCKKCTKDHMKYNKTCTLTSDAVCTCDEGYRCSGDKCETCVKVPTTTLSHTSPTTAPTTSTKKILPTHDNVWISVFGSTKRATLESVSAQRKIRCQCRRCVERQRKWRMSERGGGRRPLMRLWIEYLL; this is translated from the exons ATGTTTGCCCTGCTCAGTGTCCTCCTGCTTTCGTCACAAGTCCTTCCTCTCGTCCAATCAGAGACGTGCAATGAAACAACAGAGTACCTTGAAGTCAGTCAGTGCTGCAAAAAATGTGAACCAG gACAGCTTCTGGTAGAGAGATGCAAACCAGGCTCACCTGATACTCAGTGTAAGCCTTGCGGAAAAGGCTTCTTCATGGAAGACTATAATACCAATTTCGGCTGGTGCAATTATTGCAAAAAGTGCACCAAAGATC ATATGAAGTATAACAAGACCTGTACGCTGACAAGTGATGCCGTGTGTACATGTGATGAAGGCTACAGATGTAGTGGCGACAAATGCGAGACGTGTGTGAAAGTCCCGACAACTACTCTTTCCCATACTTCTCCTACTACTGCTCCTACTACTTCTACTAAAAAAATACTGCCCACCCATG ATAATGTGTGGATCTCG GTTTTTGGTTCTACAAAAAGAGCAACTCTGGAATCAGTCAGTGCACAGAGAAAGATAAGATGCCAGTGCAGGAGATGTGTGGAAAGACAGAGAAAATGGAGGATGTCtgagagaggaggaggaagaaggccGCTGATGCGTCTATGGATTGAGTATTTACTCTAG
- the cd27 gene encoding CD27 antigen isoform X2, whose translation MFALLSVLLLSSQVLPLVQSETCNETTEYLEVSQCCKKCEPGQLLVERCKPGSPDTQCKPCGKGFFMEDYNTNFGWCNYCKKCTKDHMKYNKTCTLTSDAVCTCDEGYRCSGDKCETCVKVPTTTLSHTSPTTAPTTSTKKILPTHDMHDHVEGSCQHQRVFGSTKRATLESVSAQRKIRCQCRRCVERQRKWRMSERGGGRRPLMRLWIEYLL comes from the exons ATGTTTGCCCTGCTCAGTGTCCTCCTGCTTTCGTCACAAGTCCTTCCTCTCGTCCAATCAGAGACGTGCAATGAAACAACAGAGTACCTTGAAGTCAGTCAGTGCTGCAAAAAATGTGAACCAG gACAGCTTCTGGTAGAGAGATGCAAACCAGGCTCACCTGATACTCAGTGTAAGCCTTGCGGAAAAGGCTTCTTCATGGAAGACTATAATACCAATTTCGGCTGGTGCAATTATTGCAAAAAGTGCACCAAAGATC ATATGAAGTATAACAAGACCTGTACGCTGACAAGTGATGCCGTGTGTACATGTGATGAAGGCTACAGATGTAGTGGCGACAAATGCGAGACGTGTGTGAAAGTCCCGACAACTACTCTTTCCCATACTTCTCCTACTACTGCTCCTACTACTTCTACTAAAAAAATACTGCCCACCCATG ACATGCACGATCATGTGGAAGGATCATGTCAGCATCAAAGG GTTTTTGGTTCTACAAAAAGAGCAACTCTGGAATCAGTCAGTGCACAGAGAAAGATAAGATGCCAGTGCAGGAGATGTGTGGAAAGACAGAGAAAATGGAGGATGTCtgagagaggaggaggaagaaggccGCTGATGCGTCTATGGATTGAGTATTTACTCTAG
- the cd27 gene encoding CD27 antigen isoform X1: MFALLSVLLLSSQVLPLVQSETCNETTEYLEVSQCCKKCEPGQLLVERCKPGSPDTQCKPCGKGFFMEDYNTNFGWCNYCKKCTKDHMKYNKTCTLTSDAVCTCDEGYRCSGDKCETCVKVPTTTLSHTSPTTAPTTSTKKILPTHDNVWISVSLCFACVCVCVLFTCFLLTSRHARSCGRIMSASKGFWFYKKSNSGISQCTEKDKMPVQEMCGKTEKMEDV, encoded by the exons ATGTTTGCCCTGCTCAGTGTCCTCCTGCTTTCGTCACAAGTCCTTCCTCTCGTCCAATCAGAGACGTGCAATGAAACAACAGAGTACCTTGAAGTCAGTCAGTGCTGCAAAAAATGTGAACCAG gACAGCTTCTGGTAGAGAGATGCAAACCAGGCTCACCTGATACTCAGTGTAAGCCTTGCGGAAAAGGCTTCTTCATGGAAGACTATAATACCAATTTCGGCTGGTGCAATTATTGCAAAAAGTGCACCAAAGATC ATATGAAGTATAACAAGACCTGTACGCTGACAAGTGATGCCGTGTGTACATGTGATGAAGGCTACAGATGTAGTGGCGACAAATGCGAGACGTGTGTGAAAGTCCCGACAACTACTCTTTCCCATACTTCTCCTACTACTGCTCCTACTACTTCTACTAAAAAAATACTGCCCACCCATG ATAATGTGTGGATCTCGGTGAGTCTGtgttttgcatgtgtgtgtgtgtgcgttctGTTCACCTGTTTCCTTCTCACCAGCAGACATGCACGATCATGTGGAAGGATCATGTCAGCATCAAAGG GTTTTTGGTTCTACAAAAAGAGCAACTCTGGAATCAGTCAGTGCACAGAGAAAGATAAGATGCCAGTGCAGGAGATGTGTGGAAAGACAGAGAAAATGGAGGATGTCtga
- the tnfrsf1a gene encoding tumor necrosis factor receptor superfamily member 1A, translating to MRKCQMLCTCALLILISQSYIISISGARNESCPEDEYLSKNGFCCNKCHAGFKLKAECPKPGMKSECVKCEDGTYLDQPNYSPNCFRCQKCKHNSKESSECTHKTNRGCECMKGYYRMKLSHTDWECYRCKPVCGPGQVKTGDCGGEQNTQCECEKNHYPTKNNKSCELCIKCQTGCEHLCISSTPIIPIKSAKPTTPSDTLPQILVPVCACITVVALGVFMLYEGLRLWRKRNHALSSQKSSPAPEGQTLIIIPPDKINESVPSTNQPCEPEQNRKLPDCVPREIKIHEFFYFVLDEVPVGRFKEFVRRLGVSEQNIERAEQDHRKYKDAQYQMLKVWSDSGSGGGSNVLPYHRIQMFIETLRDMYLVNCADNIENRFLSQDTSAS from the exons ATGAGGAAATGTCAAATGCTGTGCACTTGTGCATTGCTG ATTCTAATCAGTCAATCATATATAATATCAATTAGTGGAGCCAGGAATGAAAGTTGTCCTGAAGATGAATACCTGAGTAAGAATGGATTCTGCTGTAATAAATGTCATGCAG GGTTTAAGCTGAAAGCGGAATGCCCTAAACCAGGCATGAAGTCAGAATGTGTGAAATGTGAGGATGGAACCTACCTAGATCAACCAAATTACTCTCCAAACTGCTTCAGATGCCAGAAGTGCAAAC ACAATTCCAAAGAGTCATCAGAATGTACGCACAAAACCAATAGGGGGTGTGAGTGTATGAAAGGATATTACAGAATGAAATTAAGCCATACGGACTGGGAATGTTATCGCTGTAAGCCGGTGTGTGGACCTGGACAGGTGAAAACTGGAGATT GTGGGGGAGAACAGAATACACAGTGTGAGTGCGAAAAAAATCATTACCCTACCAAGAATAATAAATCCTGTGAACTATGCATCAA ATGTCAGACGGGCTGTGAACACTTGTGCATATCCAGCACTCCAATAATCCCCATTAAATCCGCCAAACCAACAACTCCATCAG ACACATTACCTCAAATACTGGTTCCCGTTTGTGCATGTATCACGGTAGTAGCTTTGGGAGTGTTTATGTTGTATGAAGGCCTCAGACTTTGGAGGAAGAGGAATCATGCTTTGTCATCGCAGAAATCATCACCTGCTCCCGAAGGACAG ACATTGATTATCATACCACCAGACAAAATAAATGAGAGTGTTCCTTCTACAAATCAGCCGTGCGAACCCGAACAGAACAGAAAACTCCCAGACTGCGTCCCAAGAGAGATCAAAA TTCACGAGTTCTTCTATTTTGTGCTGGATGAGGTCCCTGTCGGACGATTTAAAGAATTTGTACGTCGGCTTGGCGTTTCTGAGCAGAACATTGAAAGGGCAGAACAGGACCACAGGAAGTACAAGGATGCCCAATACCAGATGCTGAAGGTTTGGAGTGACAGTGGCAGTGGAGGAGGGAGCAATGTTTTGCCATATCACCGCATCCAGATGTTCATCGAAACACTGAGGGACATGTATTTGGTTAACTGTGCAGACAACATTGAGAACAGGTTCCTTTCGCAGGACACAAGCGCTTCATAA